A single Orcinus orca chromosome 2, mOrcOrc1.1, whole genome shotgun sequence DNA region contains:
- the CDCA4 gene encoding cell division cycle-associated protein 4 — translation MFARGLKRKCAEDEEAAPAYSLQRQSLLDMSLVKLQLCHMLVEPNLCRSVLIANTVRQIQEEMTQDGSWCVPVPQTAGRASRDRLVSTEILCRSAREGARPAPDPGDPASELQVVPAAQAPGVPPSGVWDGDGPRENRGSFHKSLDQIFETLESQSPGAVEELFSDVDGSYYDLDAVLTGMVGGAKSGQDGLEAFASTAAPPPSAGCKSDLGELDHVVEILVET, via the coding sequence ATGTTTGCGCGAGGGCTGAAGAGGAAGTGCGCGGAAGACGAGGAGGCCGCACCTGCGTACAGTCTGCAGCGCCAGTCGCTCCTGGACATGTCACTGGTCAAGCTCCAGCTGTGCCACATGCTGGTGGAGCCCAACCTGTGCCGTTCGGTCCTCATCGCCAACACGGTCCGGCAGATTCAAGAGGAGATGACCCAGGACGGGAGCTGGTGCGTGCCGGTGCCCCAGACTGCGGGGCGGGCGTCGCGCGACCGCCTGGTGTCCACGGAGATCCTGTGCCGCTCAGCGCGCGAGGGGGCGCGCCCGGCCCCTGACCCTGGAGACCCGGCCTCTGAGCTCCAAGTGGTCCCAGCAGCACAGGCTCCCGGGGTCCCTCCTAGTGGCGTTTGGGACGGGGACGGTCCTCGAGAAAACAGAGGAAGCTTTCACAAGTCGCTCGATCAGATATTTGAAACACTGGAGAGTCAAAGCCCCGGTGCGGTGGAGGAGCTGTTTTCCGACGTGGATGGCTCCTACTACGACCTGGACGCTGTGCTGACCGGCATGGTGGGTGGTGCCAAGTCGGGCCAGGACGGGCTGGAGGCCTTCGCCTCCACggccgccccgccccccagcGCCGGCTGCAAGTCGGACCTGGGCGAGCTGGACCACGTGGTGGAGATCCTGGTGGAGACCTGA